The Croceicoccus marinus genome contains a region encoding:
- a CDS encoding glycoside hydrolase family 15 protein yields MNDPNHVTAAVSQSRPASPRATASLDLWPIGNCQCSALIDTEGTFTWACLPRVDGDPVFCSLVDHGKEDGEDRGFWSIALEGGRVVGQSYLRNTPILKTSFADDDGNAFDVYDFCPRFKRKGRMYRPVAFVRIVRPVSGSPRMRMALRPACDYGNTSPQRSFGSSHVSFRMPAMAMRLTTDAPVGLVQQESAFRLEKDLHFFFGPDESFSEAIDTGIGDMLARTTDEWQHWVRGLAIPFEWQDAVIRAAIGLKLCQHEDTGAIVAALTTSIPEHAHSGRNWDYRYCWIRDAYYTVQALNRIGALDVLESYLEYLRNIVDNAQGGHIQPLYDVRGNGELLEWEAAGLAGYRGMGPVRVGNDAWRQVQHDAYGQIILSSAQAFADQRLLRMSGIEDFHSLERVGERALKVWSTPDAGLWELRNSTHIHTYSAAMCWAAADRLAHAAQALGLKEREEYWMTHASRVQEAILKAAWNEKTGAIAATFGGDQRDASLLQLLDLRFIAKDDPKFHSTLAVLEKALRRGDHMLRYDSEDDFGLPHTAFNVCTFWLIEALHHTGRGEEARELFEAMLDRRTGAGMLSEDIDPHSLELWGNYPQTYSLVGIINCAVMLTKSWNEYR; encoded by the coding sequence ATGAACGATCCGAATCATGTGACCGCCGCCGTTTCGCAATCCCGGCCCGCTTCGCCGCGAGCGACGGCTTCCCTCGACCTGTGGCCGATCGGCAATTGCCAATGTTCCGCGCTGATCGATACCGAGGGGACCTTTACCTGGGCCTGCCTGCCGCGGGTCGATGGCGACCCGGTGTTCTGCTCGCTGGTCGATCACGGCAAGGAGGACGGCGAGGATCGCGGCTTCTGGTCGATCGCGCTCGAAGGGGGGCGCGTCGTCGGGCAGTCCTATCTGCGCAACACACCGATCCTGAAGACCAGCTTCGCCGATGACGACGGCAATGCCTTCGACGTCTACGACTTCTGCCCGCGCTTCAAGCGGAAGGGGCGTATGTACCGCCCGGTCGCCTTCGTGCGGATCGTCCGGCCCGTCTCTGGCTCCCCCCGCATGCGGATGGCACTGCGCCCGGCCTGCGATTACGGCAACACTTCGCCCCAGCGCAGCTTCGGCTCCAGCCATGTCTCGTTCCGCATGCCCGCAATGGCGATGCGGCTCACCACCGACGCGCCGGTCGGGCTGGTGCAGCAGGAAAGCGCCTTCCGCCTGGAAAAGGACCTGCATTTCTTCTTCGGCCCGGACGAAAGCTTTTCCGAGGCTATCGACACCGGCATCGGCGACATGCTCGCCCGCACAACCGACGAATGGCAGCATTGGGTCCGCGGCCTCGCCATTCCGTTCGAATGGCAGGATGCGGTCATCCGCGCCGCCATCGGGCTGAAGCTTTGCCAGCATGAGGATACGGGCGCGATCGTCGCCGCCCTGACGACTTCCATTCCCGAACATGCCCATTCGGGGCGCAACTGGGATTACCGCTATTGCTGGATCCGCGATGCCTATTACACGGTGCAGGCGCTGAACCGGATCGGCGCGCTCGACGTGCTGGAAAGCTATCTCGAATATCTGCGCAATATCGTCGACAACGCGCAGGGCGGCCATATCCAGCCGCTCTATGACGTGCGCGGCAATGGCGAATTGCTCGAGTGGGAGGCGGCGGGCCTTGCCGGCTATCGCGGCATGGGTCCGGTTCGCGTGGGCAATGACGCGTGGCGGCAGGTGCAGCACGACGCCTATGGCCAGATCATCCTCTCCTCCGCGCAGGCCTTCGCCGATCAGCGGCTGCTGCGCATGTCGGGGATCGAGGATTTCCACTCGCTCGAACGCGTCGGAGAGCGCGCACTTAAGGTCTGGTCCACGCCCGATGCCGGGCTGTGGGAACTGCGCAATTCCACCCACATCCACACCTATTCCGCGGCGATGTGCTGGGCGGCGGCGGATCGGCTGGCCCATGCGGCGCAGGCGCTGGGGCTTAAGGAGCGCGAGGAATACTGGATGACCCATGCTTCCCGCGTGCAGGAAGCGATCCTGAAGGCGGCCTGGAACGAGAAGACGGGCGCCATCGCGGCCACCTTCGGCGGCGACCAGCGCGACGCCAGCCTGCTGCAGCTGCTCGACCTGCGCTTCATCGCCAAGGACGATCCCAAGTTCCATTCGACGCTGGCGGTGCTGGAAAAGGCGCTGCGGCGCGGCGATCACATGCTGCGCTATGACAGCGAGGACGATTTCGGCCTGCCGCACACCGCCTTCAACGTCTGCACCTTCTGGCTGATCGAAGCGCTGCACCATACCGGCCGCGGCGAGGAAGCGCGCGAACTGTTCGAGGCGATGCTCGACCGCCGCACCGGCGCCGGCATGCTGAGCGAGGACATCGACCCGCACAGCCTTGAGCTGTGGGGCAATTATCCGCAGACCTATTCACTGGTCGGCATCATCAATTGCGCGGTGATGCTGACGAAAAGCTGGAACGAATACCGCTAG
- a CDS encoding regulatory protein RecX has product MTEDAGPYPRTNRRARVVKPLDPARLEELALHYVARFATTAKGLERYCRRKLRERGWNDDEPQPDIAALVERFVRSGYVNDEEYARVRQGGLLRRGYGARRIHAALDAAGVAPDDRHEVADGEARQAALRLARKRRFGPFGPDGVPPGDRALREKQIAAMIRAGHPLDSARELVDAADRQSALAWAGMMDEDF; this is encoded by the coding sequence ATGACAGAGGATGCGGGCCCTTATCCACGAACTAATCGCCGCGCAAGGGTGGTGAAGCCGCTCGATCCGGCGCGGCTGGAGGAGCTGGCGCTGCATTATGTCGCGCGATTCGCGACGACGGCGAAGGGGCTGGAGCGCTATTGCCGGCGCAAGCTGCGCGAGCGCGGCTGGAACGATGACGAGCCGCAGCCCGATATTGCTGCGCTGGTCGAACGCTTCGTCCGCAGCGGATATGTCAATGACGAGGAATATGCCCGCGTGCGGCAGGGCGGGCTGCTGCGGCGCGGCTATGGCGCGCGGCGCATCCATGCCGCGCTGGACGCGGCGGGCGTGGCGCCCGACGACCGGCACGAGGTCGCGGACGGCGAGGCGCGGCAGGCGGCGCTGCGCCTGGCGCGCAAGCGGCGGTTCGGTCCGTTCGGCCCCGATGGCGTGCCGCCCGGCGACAGGGCGCTGCGCGAAAAGCAGATCGCCGCGATGATCCGCGCGGGCCATCCACTGGACAGCGCGCGCGAATTGGTCGATGCGGCGGATCGGCAATCCGCGCTCGCCTGGGCGGGCATGATGGACGAGGATTTCTGA
- a CDS encoding NADH:ubiquinone oxidoreductase subunit NDUFA12, which produces MNILMKIFTWWDGATIGTLIDSWRHGEEVGQDAQGNRYFRGRKKNAQGNERRWVIYSGSNDASRVPAEWHGWLHGSGDDVPESNLPPPRIWEVDYTPNATGTMGAYRPSGALEKGGVRARATGDYEAWSPDQ; this is translated from the coding sequence ATGAACATTCTCATGAAGATCTTCACCTGGTGGGACGGCGCCACCATCGGCACCCTGATCGATAGCTGGCGTCATGGCGAGGAAGTCGGCCAGGACGCGCAGGGCAATCGCTATTTCCGCGGGCGCAAGAAAAATGCCCAGGGGAACGAGCGGCGCTGGGTGATCTATTCGGGGTCGAACGATGCCAGCCGCGTGCCTGCCGAATGGCATGGCTGGCTGCACGGGTCGGGCGATGACGTGCCCGAAAGCAACCTTCCACCGCCGCGCATCTGGGAAGTGGATTATACGCCGAACGCCACCGGCACGATGGGCGCCTATCGTCCGTCGGGCGCGCTGGAAAAGGGCGGCGTGCGCGCCCGCGCGACCGGCGATTACGAAGCCTGGTCGCCGGACCAGTGA
- a CDS encoding entericidin A/B family lipoprotein, which translates to MLRKTIIAAAMTANLLALGACNTVKGLGEDISSVGRAGEQAIN; encoded by the coding sequence ATGCTGCGCAAGACCATCATCGCCGCCGCCATGACCGCAAACCTGCTGGCGCTTGGCGCATGCAATACGGTCAAGGGGCTGGGCGAGGATATCAGCTCGGTCGGCCGCGCGGGCGAGCAAGCGATCAACTGA
- the aat gene encoding leucyl/phenylalanyl-tRNA--protein transferase, whose amino-acid sequence MSNRSRPEDAQDVIDPELLMLAYRSGIFPMAESRDDAEVMWIEPRERAIIPLDGLHVSRSLAKVLRSGRFTVTCNTAFAEVVEACAAPRRPSRIDDGTESWISHRIAASYRLLHRMGSAHSIECWTGDGGSRELVGGLYGVGFGRVFCGESMFSFVSDASKVALCWLVAAMKASRLELLDCQFMTPHLSTMGAVAMQQSEYLHLLEKALRPTREASFASLPDGFHSLSSGASSPGKLIAQSLTQTS is encoded by the coding sequence ATGAGCAACCGCAGCCGACCCGAAGACGCGCAGGACGTGATCGATCCGGAACTGCTGATGCTGGCCTATCGCAGCGGCATCTTCCCCATGGCCGAATCGCGCGACGACGCCGAGGTAATGTGGATCGAACCGCGCGAACGGGCGATCATCCCGCTCGATGGCCTGCATGTCTCCCGCTCGCTGGCCAAGGTGCTGCGATCCGGCCGCTTCACCGTCACCTGCAACACCGCCTTTGCCGAAGTCGTGGAAGCCTGCGCCGCCCCGCGCCGCCCCAGCCGGATCGACGATGGCACCGAAAGCTGGATCAGCCACCGCATCGCGGCCAGCTACCGCCTCCTCCACCGCATGGGCAGCGCCCATTCCATCGAATGCTGGACCGGCGACGGCGGCAGCCGCGAACTGGTCGGCGGGCTGTACGGCGTTGGCTTCGGCCGCGTGTTCTGCGGCGAATCGATGTTCAGCTTTGTCAGCGATGCGTCGAAAGTGGCTTTATGCTGGCTTGTCGCCGCGATGAAGGCATCGCGGCTGGAACTGCTGGACTGCCAGTTCATGACCCCGCATCTTTCCACGATGGGGGCCGTCGCCATGCAGCAGTCGGAATATCTGCACCTGCTGGAAAAGGCGCTGCGCCCGACCAGGGAGGCCAGCTTCGCCAGCCTGCCCGACGGATTTCACTCGCTGTCTTCGGGTGCTTCCTCGCCGGGGAAGCTCATCGCGCAGTCCTTGACCCAGACGTCATAG
- a CDS encoding fatty acyl-AMP ligase — protein MTQTPERAEDLVPTPNEDALERRFADFGTFAEALDYAARGKRGLNFHDARGRLVRAYPFAELRDDAVRAAWRLIAAGIEPGDRIALIAETGTDFAALFCGAVYAGAWPVPLPLPTSFGGKESYIDQLAVQLASSDPKVLFYPAEIATMAEAACARQGCQGIDWTSFAAREAAEVALPEVSSDDICYLQYSSGSTRFPHGVAVTHKALLNNLAGHSHGMAVGPNDRCISWLPWYHDMGLVGCFLSLIANQVSGDYLKTEDFARRPLAWLDLISRNEGNSISYSPTFGYDICARRISSQSNVAERFDLSRWRLAGNGADMIRPDVMQNFVDAFADAGFKANAFTPSYGLAEATLAVTIMPPGEGIKVELVEEERLSGVPRDLSRPARYRAIVNCGKAVRDMEVVICGEDGHKLGDHMIGKVWCRGPSVMHSYFRDPEATEACLVPGDDGKGAWLDTGDMGYMVNGYLFIVGRAKDMIIINGKNHWPQDIEWAVEQLPGFHQGDIAAFAIQADNGEEVPAVLVHCRVSDPVERVRLHDEIRDKVRAITGMNCVVELVPPRTLPRTSSGKLSRAKAKKLYLAGEIEPYQLAA, from the coding sequence ATGACGCAGACCCCCGAACGGGCCGAGGATCTCGTCCCCACACCGAACGAAGACGCACTCGAACGCCGCTTCGCCGATTTCGGCACCTTTGCCGAGGCGCTGGATTATGCCGCGCGCGGCAAGCGCGGGCTGAACTTCCACGATGCGCGCGGCCGGCTGGTGCGGGCCTATCCGTTCGCGGAATTGCGCGATGATGCGGTCAGGGCCGCGTGGCGCCTGATCGCCGCCGGGATCGAGCCCGGCGACCGCATCGCGCTGATCGCCGAGACCGGCACCGATTTCGCGGCGCTGTTCTGTGGGGCGGTCTATGCCGGGGCATGGCCGGTGCCGCTTCCGCTGCCCACCAGCTTCGGCGGCAAGGAAAGCTATATCGACCAGCTGGCGGTACAGCTCGCCAGTTCCGATCCCAAGGTGCTGTTCTATCCCGCCGAGATCGCCACCATGGCCGAAGCCGCCTGTGCGCGGCAAGGGTGCCAGGGAATCGACTGGACCAGCTTCGCAGCGCGCGAAGCGGCAGAGGTCGCGCTGCCCGAAGTGTCGAGCGACGACATCTGCTATCTGCAATATTCCAGCGGCTCGACCCGTTTCCCGCACGGCGTGGCCGTCACGCACAAGGCGCTGCTGAACAATCTTGCGGGGCACTCGCACGGCATGGCCGTGGGGCCCAACGACCGCTGCATCAGCTGGCTGCCGTGGTATCACGACATGGGTCTCGTCGGCTGCTTCCTGTCGCTGATCGCGAACCAGGTCTCGGGCGACTATCTCAAGACCGAGGATTTTGCCCGCCGCCCGCTCGCATGGCTCGACCTGATCAGCCGCAACGAGGGCAATTCGATCAGCTATTCGCCGACCTTCGGCTATGACATCTGCGCGCGCCGCATTTCCAGCCAGTCGAACGTGGCCGAACGCTTCGACCTCTCGCGCTGGCGGCTGGCGGGCAATGGCGCGGACATGATCCGGCCCGACGTGATGCAGAACTTCGTCGATGCCTTTGCCGACGCCGGGTTCAAGGCCAATGCCTTCACGCCCAGCTATGGCCTGGCCGAAGCGACGCTGGCCGTCACCATCATGCCGCCCGGCGAAGGCATCAAGGTCGAACTGGTCGAGGAAGAGCGCCTGTCGGGCGTGCCGCGCGACCTGTCGCGCCCGGCCCGCTACCGCGCCATCGTCAATTGCGGCAAGGCCGTGCGCGACATGGAAGTCGTGATCTGCGGCGAGGACGGGCACAAGCTGGGCGACCACATGATCGGCAAGGTCTGGTGCCGCGGCCCCAGCGTGATGCACAGCTATTTCCGCGACCCCGAGGCGACCGAGGCATGCCTGGTCCCCGGCGACGACGGCAAGGGCGCATGGCTGGATACCGGCGACATGGGATACATGGTGAACGGCTATCTGTTCATCGTCGGCCGCGCCAAGGACATGATCATCATCAATGGCAAGAACCATTGGCCGCAGGACATCGAATGGGCGGTGGAACAGCTTCCCGGTTTCCACCAGGGCGACATCGCCGCCTTCGCGATCCAGGCCGACAATGGCGAGGAAGTGCCCGCCGTGCTGGTGCATTGCCGCGTTTCCGACCCGGTCGAGCGCGTACGCCTTCATGACGAGATCCGCGACAAGGTCCGCGCCATCACCGGGATGAACTGCGTCGTCGAACTGGTCCCGCCGCGCACCCTGCCGCGCACCAGCTCGGGCAAGCTCAGCCGCGCAAAGGCAAAGAAGCTCTATCTGGCGGGCGAGATCGAACCCTACCAGCTGGCCGCCTGA
- a CDS encoding transporter substrate-binding domain-containing protein codes for MTMKRPFARLLAALAMLFLFGAPTARAQDSARAAPTTTGGGTMSIATRVAPPFAMKGPDGEWDGLAIDLWRDVAAKSGYEYRFVEAELTDMIGGLESGEYDASVGALTITADREQQVDFTHPFYSTGFGIAVPDRGPNWLSLLGNFFSMNFLMGLLPLIAVLAFVGLLFWLAERRHNEEEFPRDVRGLGSGFWFSAVTMTTVGYGDKAPRSPAGKIVALIWMFTALIITSTFTGMLASSLTAGQLGGDITGPSDLTDKQVGVIGGSAAEQWLAEKGIAPDVSFTELSEGMAAVSEGEIDAFVHDDPLLRYARTQGMAEDVRLLQGTYGRQEYGIALPPQSRLREGINRSLLDYVESDDWQADLTRALGSDG; via the coding sequence ATGACGATGAAGCGCCCGTTCGCCCGCCTCCTCGCCGCCCTGGCAATGCTCTTCCTGTTCGGCGCTCCGACTGCCCGCGCGCAGGACAGCGCCAGGGCCGCCCCCACGACTACCGGCGGCGGCACGATGTCGATCGCCACCCGCGTCGCGCCGCCCTTCGCGATGAAGGGCCCGGACGGCGAATGGGACGGTCTTGCCATCGACCTGTGGCGCGATGTCGCCGCGAAAAGCGGCTATGAGTATCGTTTCGTCGAGGCCGAACTGACCGACATGATCGGCGGCCTGGAAAGCGGCGAATACGACGCCAGCGTCGGCGCGCTGACCATCACCGCCGACCGCGAACAGCAGGTCGATTTCACCCACCCCTTCTACTCGACCGGCTTCGGCATCGCCGTGCCCGACCGCGGGCCGAACTGGCTGTCGCTGCTGGGAAATTTCTTCAGCATGAACTTCCTGATGGGGTTGCTGCCGCTGATTGCCGTGCTCGCGTTCGTGGGCCTGCTGTTCTGGCTGGCCGAACGCCGGCATAACGAGGAAGAGTTCCCCAGGGATGTTCGCGGCCTGGGTTCGGGGTTCTGGTTTTCCGCCGTCACCATGACCACCGTGGGCTATGGCGACAAGGCGCCGCGCAGCCCGGCGGGCAAGATCGTCGCGCTGATCTGGATGTTCACCGCGCTGATCATCACCTCGACCTTCACCGGCATGCTGGCTTCCTCGCTGACGGCGGGGCAGCTTGGGGGCGACATCACCGGGCCTTCCGACCTGACCGACAAGCAGGTCGGCGTGATCGGCGGATCGGCGGCGGAACAATGGCTGGCAGAAAAGGGCATCGCGCCCGATGTCAGCTTCACGGAGCTGTCCGAAGGCATGGCCGCCGTGTCGGAGGGCGAGATCGACGCCTTCGTCCATGACGACCCGCTGCTGCGCTATGCCCGCACGCAGGGCATGGCCGAGGATGTGCGCCTGCTGCAGGGGACCTATGGCCGACAGGAATACGGCATC
- a CDS encoding DUF192 domain-containing protein: protein MSLRTGIIALSLALGASACTQAETPASTAVAETAAVHPESGLPIVPLTITSGGRDIDFQVEYTTTPQAEMKGLMFRTELGPNEGMIFPNKIMNPGSPPAPRSFYMKNTVIPLDLIFIAPDSTIESIAANAVPYSLDSIESQGPVIAVLEIAGGRAAELGLKPGDSVVWSEPAG from the coding sequence ATGTCGCTTCGCACCGGGATTATCGCGCTTTCGCTGGCGCTGGGCGCGTCGGCCTGCACCCAGGCGGAGACCCCTGCCAGCACGGCCGTCGCCGAAACGGCCGCGGTCCACCCCGAATCGGGTTTGCCGATCGTGCCGCTGACCATCACCAGCGGCGGCAGGGACATCGATTTCCAGGTCGAATACACGACCACGCCGCAGGCCGAGATGAAGGGGCTGATGTTCCGCACGGAACTGGGCCCGAACGAGGGCATGATCTTTCCCAACAAGATCATGAACCCCGGCTCTCCGCCCGCGCCGCGCAGCTTCTACATGAAGAACACGGTGATCCCGCTGGACCTGATCTTCATCGCGCCCGATTCGACGATCGAGAGCATTGCCGCGAACGCGGTTCCCTATTCGCTCGATTCCATCGAATCGCAGGGTCCGGTGATCGCGGTGCTGGAAATCGCGGGCGGACGCGCCGCGGAACTGGGGCTGAAACCCGGCGACAGCGTGGTGTGGAGCGAGCCTGCCGGCTGA
- a CDS encoding DUF389 domain-containing protein, with protein MTETTASAPVHEKAIRRGDSFTDLLLSWRLWWRHSVCASVNQADVIEQRREEAVISARYLFMLAMSAGIAVLGLLLSSPAVVIGAMLLSPLMGPIIGLGFSLATGDFGWLRKSAKALAIGTVISIGFTALIVALSPIQTVTEEIAARTRPNLFDLFVALFSALAGAYAMIRGREGTVVGVAIATALMPPLAVVGFGLATFNWTVFSGALLLYVTNLITIALTATVMARLYGFRTNLTHNQTRFQDIIVIAAFMGLAVPLGLSLNQIRKEALFSRQTSAAISDNFPDNARVSSIEIEFEGQPVGVVATVLTPEIAPRAQELVQRRLARFLGEPVAVSIEQFKVGTSATAAEEAQLAAARAQAQEATDREIRDLVELLALVAGVAEDDVLVDRDNRRALVNAAPLDGAELLAYRELEQRIARRVPDWSITLVPPARTLPEITVTEDGPDAEGQRSIELVEWAGTRIAAPIEVTGSDDDVLQVRRLLAANGLATVPKEGGSPGRVRLRWAPPDTPAVDLPREEDVEPRETP; from the coding sequence ATGACAGAAACGACAGCAAGCGCCCCCGTGCACGAAAAGGCCATTCGCAGAGGCGACAGTTTCACCGACCTGCTGCTGTCCTGGCGGCTGTGGTGGCGGCATTCGGTATGCGCCAGTGTTAATCAGGCCGACGTGATCGAGCAGCGGCGCGAGGAAGCCGTGATTTCGGCCCGCTATCTGTTCATGCTGGCGATGTCGGCGGGGATCGCGGTGCTGGGCCTGCTGCTGTCCTCTCCGGCCGTGGTGATCGGCGCGATGCTGCTGTCGCCGTTGATGGGTCCAATCATCGGGCTGGGTTTCAGCCTGGCGACGGGCGATTTCGGCTGGCTCCGCAAGTCCGCCAAGGCGCTGGCGATCGGGACGGTGATCTCGATCGGCTTTACCGCGCTGATCGTGGCGCTGTCGCCGATCCAGACCGTGACCGAGGAGATCGCGGCGCGCACGCGGCCCAATCTGTTCGACCTGTTCGTGGCGCTGTTCTCGGCACTGGCGGGAGCCTATGCGATGATCCGCGGGCGCGAGGGTACGGTCGTCGGCGTGGCGATCGCCACCGCCCTGATGCCGCCGCTGGCCGTCGTCGGGTTCGGTCTTGCCACCTTCAACTGGACGGTGTTTTCGGGCGCGCTGCTGCTGTATGTCACCAACCTCATCACCATCGCGCTGACCGCGACCGTGATGGCGCGGCTCTACGGTTTCCGGACCAATCTGACGCATAACCAGACGCGGTTTCAGGACATCATCGTGATTGCCGCCTTCATGGGGCTGGCCGTACCGCTGGGGCTGTCACTCAACCAGATCCGCAAGGAAGCGCTGTTCAGTCGCCAGACGAGTGCGGCAATATCCGACAATTTTCCCGATAACGCCCGCGTATCGTCGATCGAAATCGAATTTGAAGGGCAGCCGGTCGGCGTGGTCGCCACCGTACTGACGCCCGAGATCGCGCCGCGCGCGCAGGAACTGGTGCAGCGGCGGCTGGCGCGCTTCCTGGGCGAGCCGGTGGCCGTGTCGATCGAGCAGTTCAAGGTCGGCACCAGCGCCACCGCCGCCGAGGAAGCGCAGCTGGCGGCGGCGCGGGCGCAGGCGCAGGAAGCGACCGACCGCGAGATCCGCGACCTGGTCGAGCTTCTGGCGCTGGTCGCCGGGGTGGCGGAGGACGATGTGCTGGTCGATCGCGACAATCGCCGCGCTCTGGTCAATGCCGCCCCGCTGGATGGCGCGGAACTGCTCGCCTATCGCGAGCTTGAGCAGCGGATCGCGCGGCGCGTGCCCGACTGGTCGATCACGCTGGTCCCGCCGGCCCGCACACTGCCCGAGATCACCGTGACCGAAGATGGGCCCGACGCCGAAGGGCAGCGTTCGATCGAGCTGGTCGAATGGGCAGGAACGCGCATCGCCGCGCCCATCGAAGTGACGGGTAGCGACGACGATGTGCTGCAGGTGCGGCGTCTTCTGGCCGCGAACGGGCTGGCTACGGTTCCGAAGGAGGGCGGCTCGCCGGGCCGCGTCCGCCTGCGCTGGGCGCCACCCGATACGCCGGCGGTGGACCTTCCGCGCGAGGAGGACGTAGAGCCCCGCGAAACGCCGTAA
- a CDS encoding DUF2155 domain-containing protein, protein MRSLAAAASLMALAACGMFGEDEAAPPAEETSGSAEEAPAIAAQAENETIAADEDEAEGEDVPQGTPMEERVATLGLLNKRNNLTVDVELKPGEETIVDDVLIRLASCERRPPWDPDPETGAFVQVAVRDPGRGEDAGFRRIFSGWLFLNSPSLNVVEHPIYDVWVKDCAMSFPGEEAPEDSE, encoded by the coding sequence GTGCGTTCGCTGGCCGCCGCCGCCAGCCTGATGGCGCTGGCGGCATGCGGCATGTTCGGCGAGGATGAGGCTGCGCCCCCTGCCGAGGAGACGAGTGGTTCTGCCGAGGAAGCGCCCGCCATCGCCGCGCAGGCCGAGAACGAGACGATCGCAGCCGATGAAGACGAGGCAGAGGGCGAGGACGTTCCCCAAGGCACGCCGATGGAAGAGCGTGTCGCCACGCTGGGCCTGCTGAACAAGCGCAACAATCTGACGGTCGACGTCGAACTGAAGCCGGGTGAAGAGACGATCGTCGACGACGTGCTGATCCGGCTGGCAAGCTGCGAGCGCCGCCCGCCATGGGATCCCGATCCCGAGACAGGCGCCTTCGTGCAGGTCGCGGTGCGCGATCCGGGGCGGGGCGAGGACGCGGGTTTCCGGCGGATCTTCTCGGGCTGGCTGTTCCTGAACAGCCCTTCGCTCAACGTGGTCGAGCACCCGATCTATGACGTCTGGGTCAAGGACTGCGCGATGAGCTTCCCCGGCGAGGAAGCACCCGAAGACAGCGAGTGA